CCGGGTCGTACGGATCCAGCGGGCGCTGCTCCAGGAGCGCGGCGCCGAGCCCGGGCCGGCCGAGATAGCCGCCGTCCTGCAGCTCCCGGAGACCCGGATCCGGGAGGTGCTGCGTCTCGCCCAGGAGCCCATCTCGCTGCACACCCCGGTGGGCGAGGAGGAGGACGTCGCGTTCGGGGACCTCATCGAGGACGCCGACGCCGCCTCACCCGTCGAGTCGGCCTCGTTCCTGCTGCTGCGCCGGCACCTGGAGGCCGTGCTGGACACCCTGGGCGAGCGCGAGCGACAGGTCGTGCAGCTCCGGTACGGCCTGGACGACGGTCGGCCCCGCACCCTGGAGGAGATCGGCCACGTCTTCGGGGTCACCCGCGAGCGGATCCGCCAGATCGAGTCGAAGACGCTGGCCAAGCTGCGCGACCACGCCTTCGCGGAGCAGCTCCGCGGCTACCTGGACTGACCGGGCCCGTCGGCATCGACCGGCTGCTTCCCGGCTCCGGCCCGGTCCGCCTCCGCCCGGCACGGCCCTCGTCGCGATCCCGCGCGCGGGGCCCGCTCAGTGGTGGAAGGCGGTCCTGGCGGGCATCCCGAATTCCTTCAGGGGGCCGGGCTGGTTGCGGAGCTCGGGAAGCAGCCGGTCGATGTCGGCGAGCAACAGCTCGGCCAGGTCGCGGGAGAAGCCGTTGCGGCACACCACTCGCAGCACCGCGAGGTCGGTGCGGTTCTCGGGGAAGGTGTACGCGGGCACCTGCCAGCCCCGTTCGCGCAGCCGGCGGGAGACGTCGAAGACGTCGAACGGGACGTCCCCGGTGGTGGTGAAGGCGAAGACCGGCAGCTCGTCCCCCCGCGTGATCAGCCGGAAGCAGCCGCGCGCCTCGACGGCGTCCGCCAGGTACCGCGCCACGTCCCGGCAGGACTGCTGGACCGCCCGGTAGCCGTCGTGGCCGAGCCGCAGGAAGGTGTAGTACTGGGCGACCACCTCGGCGCCGGGGCGGGAGAAGTTCAGCGCGAACGTGGGCATCTCGCCGCCCAGGTAGTTCACCCGGAACACCAGCTCCTCGGGCAGGGCCAGGTGGTCGCGCCAGAGCGCCCACCCGACGCCCGGGTAGACCAGCCCGTACTTGTGGCCGGAGGTGTTGATCGAGGACACCCGCGGCAGCCGGAAGTCCCAGACCAGCTCCGGGTCGATGAACGGCGCGACCATCGCGCCGGAGGCGCCGTCCACGTGCACGGGGACGTCCAGGCCGGTGCGCTGCTGGAGGTCGTCGAGCGCCGCGCAGATCTCCGCGACCGGCTCGTAGCTGCCGTCGAACGTGGAGCCGAGGATGGCGACCACGCCGATGGTGTCCTCGTCGCAGAGCGCCGGCGCCTGCTCGGCGCCCAGGTGGAAGCGCTCGCCCTCCATCGGGGCGGTGCGGGCCTCGACCTCCCAGAAGTTGCAGAACTTCTCCCAGCAGACCTGGACGTTGACCCCCATCACCAGGTTCGGCCGGGCCCCGGCGGCGTACCGCTCCGGGTTGCGGCGCATCCAGCGGCGCTTGAGGGCCATGCCCGCCAGCATGCAGGCCTCGCTGGAGCCGGTGGTGGAGCAGCCGACCGCGCCGGCCGGGTCGGGAGCGTGCCAGAGGTCGGCCAGGATCGCCACGCAGCGCCGCTCCAGTTCGGCGGTCTGCGGGTACTCGTCCTTGTCGATCATGTTCTTGTCGGCGCACTCGGCCATCAGCCTGGTCGCCTGCACCTCCATCGAGGTGGTGACGAAGGTGGCCAGGTTGAGCTTGGCGTTGCCGTCGAGCATCAGTTCGTCGTGGATCAGCTGGTACGCGCTGTCCGCCGGCACCGGCCCCTGCGCGAGCCGGTGCACCGGCGGTGCCAGCTCCATCGACCCCAGCGGATCGGCCGTGCCGATGAACGGGCTCACCGTCAGCCGCCGGTCGTCGTCGACTCCCTTGTGCAGCGCCATGTGAGGTGTCGCCCTTCGGTCCGGTGGCCGCGTCCCGATCCACGCTGCCACCGGTCCGCAGGGGCCGCATCTTCCGCGACGGCCGGGCGGGCGACGCCGGACTCAGCCCGAGGTCTCCGGGTGGATCTGCTCGCGGGCGGCCGCGTACTGCCCGCGCACCGCCGAGCCGACCGGCAGGTCCTGCTCCTGGTCGGGGGTGGTGGTCACGGCGTCCGGCAGCTCCCACTGCGGGGGCTCGGCGCTCCCGGCCAGCGCCCACGCGGCCTGCCGGGCGGCGCCCCGGGCCGCGTGGTCGCCCGGGGCGGGGACGACGACGGGGACGCCGAAGAGCTGCGGGGCGATCTGCCGGACGGCGGGCAGCCGACCGGCCGCGCCGAGCAGGAACACCCGGCGGACCCCGACGCCCTTGGCCCGCAGGACGTCCAGCGCGTCCGCGATGTTGCAGAGCATGCCCTCGACCGCGGCCCGCGCCAGGTGCTGGGGCGTCATCGACTCGGCCCGCAGACCGGTCAGCGTGCCCGCCGCGTGGGGCAGTTGCGGCGTCCGCTCGCCGTCCAGGTACGGCAGCAGCACCACCCCGTACGCGCCGGGCGAGGACTGCAGGGCCAGCTCGCTGAGCCCCTCCAGATCCTGGCCGAGCATCGCGGCGGTGGAGCGCAGCACCTGGGCGGCGTTGAGCGTGCCGACCATCGGCAGGTGGTGGCCGGTGGCGTCGGCGAAGGAGGAGACGATGCCGGAGGCGTCCACCACCGCGCGGTCGTGGACCGCGAAGATCGTGCCGTTGCCGCCGATCGACACCACCGCGTCGCCGGGGCCGAGACCCAGGCCCAGCGCCGCCGCCATGTTGTCGCCGGTGCCGGCCGAGATCAGCAGGCCCTCGGGGGTGTGACCGGCCGGCTCGGCGGGGCCGAGGACGTCCGGCAGACGCAGTTCGTGGCCGAGCGCGAGCTTGACGAGATCCTGGCGGTACTCGCCGGTGATCGGCGACCAGTAGCCGGTGCCGGAGGCGTCGCCCCGGTCGGTGGTACGCCGCTGCGGGTGGCCGAGCAGCTGCCAGACCAGCCAGTCGTGCGGCAGCAGCACCTCGGCGACCCGGCGCGCCGCGGCGGGTTCGAACTCGGCCAGCCAGCGGAGCTTGGCGATGGTGTAGGTGGAGGCCGGGACGGCCCCGATGGCCCGGGTCCAGGCGGCGGGGCCGCCCAGGGCGTCCACCAGAGCGGCGGCGGCGCCGGAGGCGCGGGGGTCGTTCCACAGAATGGCGGGGCGCACCAGGACGCCGCCCGCGTCCAGGCCGATCATGCCGTGCTGCTGCGCGCAGACGCCGATCGCCCGGACCCCTTCCAGCAGGCCCCCGGCGGCGGCCTCGCCGAGCGAGTGCAGCCAGAGCTGCGGATCGGTCTCGGTGGCCCGGGCGTCCGGCCCCTCGGGGGCGGGGTGCGGGGCCTTGCCCGCGCGCAGCACGGCTCCGGTGTCGGCGTCGCACGCGACGATCCTGGTGCGGTTGGTCGAACTGTCTATCCCCGCGACGATGGCCATGTCGAGATCATCCCTCAGCGTGCGCCCGGACGCGGCCGGGCGGCGCAAGTGTTGCCCACTCGGTACCGGGCGGTAAGGTCCGCCCCGCCCCGGCCCGGAGGGCCGGCGCCGGGCCCGGTGCCCGCGTCACTCACGGGCGGAACGTCCCCCAACTGTCGTCCTCCAGCTGCTGGCGGTGGTTGAAGTACGGCACCCGGTCGGTCAGCGAGTTCGGCAGCCGGTCGCCGACCTTGTCCGCCACGGCCCCCGCCGCCTTGCCGGCCGCGGCGCCGGCCTGGTGTTTGGCCTTGTCGGCGGCGCTCTGCACCTTGGGGTTCTGCGCCACCCGCCGGGTGGCGCTCGCGATCTGCTCGTACCGCTGCCGGCCGGCCTTGGTGCCAAGGACGTACCCGGCCGCGAGCCCCACGACGAAACTCAGCTTCCACATACTCGTTCCTACCCTTCCTCGCGAACTGTGCCGCAGTGCCCTACCCGCCGTTCGCGGGGGCGAATCGTCCGTGTCCTCAGCATCCCCGGCGCGCGGGCCGCCCGCGCGCCGGGCGCGCCGGGCGGGGGCCCCGGGCCGGTACGCGGAAAGCGATTGGCGGACCACCCCCCTGAGTGCGCTAATGTATGACCCGCAGCGAGCGCCGACGGACCGGGACGACCGGAACGGCGGCGGACAGCTCAATCCCGCATAGCTCAATTGGCAGAGCAGCCGGCTGTTAACCGGCAGGTTTTTGGTTCGAGTCCAAATGCGGGAGCTCAGGTAGCCTGGTCCGAGTGGCCGGTCGTCCTGGCCCAGCAGTTCCGCAGGTGCAATCCCGCATAGCTCAATTGGCAGAGCAGCCGGCTGTTAACCGGCAGGTTTTTGGTTCGAGTCCAAATGCGGGAGCTTCACCGGGTCCGTCCCGGTGTGTGCTCAGAGCGAAGGCCCCCCGGTCAGCCCGGGGGGCCTTCGTGTTACCGGGTCTTCGTGTTACCGGGTCTTCGTGAGGCCGGGCCTTGGCGGCGCCGGGCCACCCCGACCACCCGGCGCCCCGTTTACCCGGCCGCCCGGTGGTAGAGCTGGGTGACCCGGTCGTCGAAGGTGATGCTGTACGAGACGCGGTCGGTGTCCCCGCCCTCCTGGTAGCCGCCGATGACACCGACCACCTGGCCGTCGGAGGTCACCCAGGGGCTGCCGCTGGTGCCGTTGGCGTAGCCGTCGCAGTCGAAGCGCTCCTGGGTGGGGCTCTGCGAGGCCGTCCGGGCGGAGCAGGTGATCGGTTCCTCGGCCGCGTACGGGTAGCCGGTCACCGAGACCGCCACCCCGAAGCCGTCGGTGCCGCCCAGGGCGTTCGCCCCCACCACGTCCTCGATCTGCCGGCCGCCCACCGGCCGCACGGTGACGAACGCCACGTCGTACTCCGGGTCCAGGTCCTCCGTCCAGCGCCGGTCGACCGTCACCGCGTCGACCGGCCAGCTGCCGTAGGGGGCGAGGCCCTTGCGGTAGCCGGGGGTGAAGACCAGGTCCTCCGGCGGTCCGCCCTGCCCGTCGTCCACGCAGTGGGCCGCGGTGACCAGCAGGTCGCGGCGGGTGCTGTGCACCACGCTGGCCGTGCACGCCCGGGGGCCCTGCGCGGTGCCGACGGAGAGGGTGCCGATGCGGTCGCCCGCGGCGTCCCGGGGCATGGTACGGGCGCTGGGAGCGGGCGGCGGCTGCTCGCCCTCGCCTCCGCAGGCGGCGGCCGTCAGCACCACGGCGGCCAGCAGCAGGGCGGGTGTGTGGGCCGGCCGCCACAGGGCGGTCGGCCGTCCGGGCCGGTCCGGTCCGGGCGCCATCGGGACTCCGTCTCTCGTCCGCGTGCGGGGCACGCATCGGCTGTACGGGCGCGGGGTGACTCTCGTGCGGGTGCGGGTGCGGGTGCGGGTGCGGGTGCGGGTGCGGGTGCGGGTGCGGGTGCTCGGGGTGGGGTCGGGCGCGGGGCGGGGTGGGGTCGGGCGCGGGTTCCGGGCCGAGGGCCGGCCCCCGGGCCGGTGTGCGCCGGTGCGTCCCCGAGGAAGATCTACCAGGCCGGCCCGGGGTGGCGCCACCGCCACGGCCGGTCAGCCGGTCGCCCGGTCGTACAGGGCCTGGACGCCGTCCCCGAAGTAGCAGGTGTACGAGATGTCGGGGGTGTCGCCGCCCTCCTGGTAGCCGCCGATCACGCCGACCACGGTGCCCGTCCGGGTGGTCGGGTCGAAGTCCGTCACCCAGGGGCTGCCGCTGGTGCCGCCGGTGTAGTCCGGACAGTCGATCCGCAGCTGGGTCGGGCTCTGTTCGGCGGTGGTGTTGGCGCAGGTGATCGGGACGTCTCCGCTGCTCGGATAGCCCGTCACCTTCACCGGCAGTTCGTACCCCTGGTCGACGCCGAGCCGGTTGGCGCCCAGTACCTGCTGCACCTGCTGCCCGTTCTGCGCCTGGACGACCGCGAAGGCGACGTCCATGTCGGGGTCGGCGGAGTCCTGCCAGCTCCGGTCGACGGTCACCGAGAGCAGCGGCCACACGCCGCTCGGTGTGTCGCCGGCCCGGTAGCCGGGGGCGAACACCAGGTCGCTGCGCTGTCCCAGCCCGGGGTCGTAGACGCAGTGCGCGGCCGTCACGATCAGGTTCAGCCCGGCGCTGTCCACGACGCTCGCGGTGCAGAAGTGGTCGCCGCCCGCGTTGTGCGTGAAGACGGCGCCGACCAGGCCGTTCAGGACGGTGGGATCGGCCGTTCGCGTGGTCCCGGGATGCTCGGCCACAGCGGCGCGGATGCGGTCCCTGGACCAGCCGTGCCCACCCCCTGCCCCGCTCGGCGCGGAGCCCTGCGACCGCCCGGCTCCCGAGGAGGACGCGGACCCGCCCGGCGTCCCCGTACCGCCCGTGCCGCCCGTGCCGCCAGACTCGCAGGCCGCGCAGCCGAGGGCGAGGGCGAGGGCGAGGGGAAACGCGAGGGTGAGGGCCCCGACGGACGGCTCACGCATCGTCATCCGGCACCGCCCCTCCGCCGCACCGCGCCGGCCGCCACCGCGCCCGCCGTCGGCTCCACGCTCGGGCCGGGAGACCCGTGCCGCCACCAGGATTCGCCCGGACGGGGAGGGGGGCGGACTCGAACACCCGTGCGCGCCCCCGGCGCGCACCACGAGTGATCGACCGGCTATGCTGCCCGGGACGGCCTTCCGGGGCCGTCTGCTGCTGCCCCGGAGCACCATCGACGGGCACGGCGAACCGGGGCGGTAGCTCAGCCGGTTAGAGCAGGGGACTCATAATCCCTTGGTCGTGGGTTCGAGTCCCACCCGCCCCACACTGAAGCGTGACGGACCGTTCGACGTGATGCCGGGTTGACCTGCGAAAACGCCGGGTTGCACGCTGGCACTCTAGCCGCCGAGCAGGCCCGCCGGGGTTGCGACACTCCGGGATCGGTCCCGCCGGTGGACATGGACCGGACACGGCGCCGCAGGGCGGACGCGAGCCGGCGTCCGGCCGGGAGGCGCCCGGCCGGACGTGTTCGGAGTCGGGCCGGGGCCGGTCAGAAGTCCGCGTACTCGCGGATCGCGGTGATCTTGCCGCCGGCGTCGAGGGTGATCTGGTAGGCCCCCGAGCCGCAGCCGAGGTGGTCGGCGGTGTCGTCCGCGCAACGCACGATCCGTTCGGTCAGCTTGGCGAGCGAGATCGCCTGCGGCTGCAGGTCCACCGCCACCTCGGCCTTGGCACCGGCGGCGAAGGTGTAGGACTTCTCCGCGCCGTTCGGCCACCAGCCGAAGTCGGGCTGGGTGCACTCCAGCAGGGCGTCCTTCGCGGAGATCGCGGTCGCCGTGGTGCGCGTGGTCGGGAGGATGTTCCGGTGGCCCGCCGCCAGCGGCTTGCCGGTGGCTCCGCAGCCGTCCTTCTGGACCCCGGTCGGCGTGGCCGCGCCGCTCGCCCCGCCGGTGGCCGGCTTGCTGCTCGCCGGGGCCGGGGCCGGGGCCGGCGCCGTGGTCGCAGCGGTCTCCGGGGCGGCGCCGGCGTCGGTGGCCGCGGGGGCGGGCGCGGCCTGCGTACCGGCGGTGGCCGGGCCCGCGTTGTCGGTGTCGTTGTTGCACGCGGTCAGGGTGAGGGCGGCCGCGGCGGCGGCGACGGCCCAGAGAACTCGACGAGATGACACGGTTGTTGATCCCCCGGAGGTGACACGTTTCGGATGCTCCGAACTGACGATCGGACAGACTACCGCCGGGCCGGAGCATGTCACCTCCGGGGCACGGTCCGGTACGTGATCCGGACACCGGCCGGCCCCGCGCGGGGCCGGCCGCCGCGGACCGCAGGGCCCGCGGCGGCACCCGTGGGCCTACTCCACGCCGTTGCGCCGGTAGGGGTGGTAGCTGGTGTCGCCGTGGAAGTACGGGTACGGGATCACGTGCGAGACGCAGCCGGCCGAGCCGCTGTCCTCGATGCCGATGTACTCGGTGTGCGCGGCGTTCGCCCAGCCGCCGAAGATCAGCGTGTGGTCACCGGCGATCATCGCGTCGCCGGGCCGGAGGTCGCCCTTGCCGATCTGGTGCGAGACGCTGGGCTTCATCAGACCGTAGGTGTCCAGGCCCGGCCCGGGCAGGCCCCAGGCGCAGGAGACGAGGCCGGAGCAGTCGACGCGGTAGCCGTTCGTCTCGGCGCTCTGGCTGTAGCCGAGCTTGTGCTCGGCGCGCTCCAGCGCCCGCTCGACGATCCCCTTGCGGTCGTCCGAGAGCCCGTCGAGGTTGGGCGCCTTGATGACGCCGTCGCCGTGGCCGTTCGTCCGGTGCGGGTGGTGCTTCGAGGGCCAGTCCTCCCAGCCCTTGGCGCCGTACAGGTACTTGGTGCTCCAGTCGCCCCTGCTGAGGTCCTTGAGGTGACCGCCGTCGTGCTTGCCACCGGGAGCGCCTGCGTCGCCGCTGCCACCGCCGCTGCCACCGCTGCCGCCACTTCCACCGCCGCCGTCGTCGCCGGAGTGCGAACCGCCGCCGCCGCCGCTTCCGCCGCCGCCGTGCTTGCCGCCGCCGCCCGGACCGGGAGCGGGCGCGGGGGGTGCGGGCTTGGGGGGTGTGGGCGCGGTCACCGGCGGCTTGGGCTTCAGCGACTCCACGATCTTGCGCTCGATCGCCTCGTACTCGCTGATCACGGCCTTGATCTTCTGGGCGTCCGCGGCCAGCTCGGAGGTCAGCTGCTGCTTGGCCTGGGCCAGCGCGCCGGCCTCGGAGGCGATCTTCTTGGCGTCCTTCATGACCTCCAGCGCCGCCCCGAATCCGGGCAGGCCGGCGAAGGCGCTGGCCGCGAGGTCGACCTCGGTGGCCCGGACGACGGCGGCCTTGATCTGGTCGAGCTTCTTGGTCATCTCGCCCATGCGTTCACTGACGTTCTGCCAGTCCTGCTGGATCTTGCCGATTTCCATCATCTGGTAGCCGAACTGATCGCTGGCCATGTCGTTCGATCCCCCTGGTTCTCGTGCGGTGGTCCTGCGGTGCGCCGGGGCGGGCAGGCCCGCGGACGTCGCGGTGGCGCCGCTCCGGCTGTCGTGGGCGGCGCGAAGGTGCCGGTCCGGTCAGAAGACGTTGTTGAGACGCTCGACCGACTTGCCCAGCTCCGCGAGGTGGTCGCTCACGGCTCCGAGCTCGCGGACCCGCCCGTGGGCGTGGCTGACGAAGGCGTCCGCCGCCGGACCGTGCCAGGTCAGCTGACCGAGCGCGGTGTTGATGTCCTTGCTCAGGGTGTCGACCTGCTTGGCGAGTTCGGCGAGTTCCTGGGCGATCTGGTGCAGGTCGCCCTCGCCGAACATCTCGTTCAGGGCCCAGTGCGCGATCTCGGCGGGTGCCATGACCACGTCTTTGACGACCTCGGTCGCACCGTCCCATGCCTTGCTGATGAAGTTCATTCCCGCTCCCCCGTGCACCAGCCATATATGATAATCGGTCAAAAGGCTAGCGGACGTCCTGCCCCACGGGGAGACCCGGTCCCGCCCCGGCTGCGGCCGGGGGCGCCCGGGAGTGCTCCGCGACGGCCGCCCCGGGCCGGGTGTCCGGGGCCCGTACCCGGCGCCCCGCCCGCCCGGAGGCAGCGGGGAGTGGGCGGCCCTCGCGGCTCGCCGGATGCGCGACGGGCCGTCCCGTCGGCCCGTCGCGCATAGTGGGAGCCATGGAACCAGGCCCCCGCGAGGCTCTCCGCAGGCCGCTCGCCCGGCGGGCGGTGCTGCTCGGCGGTGTCGGCGCGCTGCTGGGAGCGGCCGGCTGCGGCGGACACGGCGCCGACGCGGGCGCCTCACCCGGCGGTACGGCGGGTGCGACCACGCCGACGCCCGCGTCCGCACCCGGCTCCCCGCCCGCGTCCGCACCCGGCTCCCCGCCCGGGGCGTCCACCGCAGGCGCCTCCCCGCCCGCCACGGCGTCGTCCGCCGCGCCCGGGGCGCTGCCGGCGACCACCCCGTGGCTCCCGGGCGCCGGTGAGGTGGAGCCGGACGTCAAACTGCGCGCCGTCCAGCTCGTCGAGGCACTGGGGGCCTGGCCCGACGGCGGCGAGGGTGTGCAGGTGGCCCGCGCCCGCGTGACCGCGCTGGGGCTCGACCCGGCGTTGGCCGACCAGGCGGGCGCGCTGCTGCCGGCCGCCGAGCGGGCGGCCCTCCAGGTGCTCGACGCCCAGTACGGCGGGATCCTGGCGAGCAGCGCCAGCGTCCTGGTGGTCTGCCGTCAGTGGACGGCGGCGGCCGACGGGGGCGTGACGGCGGGCGGCACCACCGCCGACGTACGGCTCGCCCGTGCGTCGCCCCGCTGGACGGTGACCGCCCTGCACCCGGCCGAGCCCGGTCCGCCGGCCGGCACGCTCTCGCCCGCGGCCCGGGCCGTCCTGGCCGAGGGGCGGATCGTGCTGCCGCCCGCCGCGCTGGCCGACGTGAGCGCCGGATCCGTCCACGACAGCGTGCTGGAGGCGATGCTCACGCTGGCGCGGACGTACACCTACCAGGTCAGTGTGATCCGCTCCGGGCACCCGCTGGACGTCTTCGGGACGACCCGCCCGAGCGACCATCCGCCGGGCCGGGCGTTCGACGTCTGGCAGATCGACGGCCACGCCGTGGTCGACCCGGCCACCGACCGCGCGCTGGTCGACGGCTTCATGCGGGCGGCCGCCGCGGCGGGCTCGTACAACGTCGGGGGCCCGCGGCAGCTCGGCGGGGGCGCGACGGCCAACCAGTTCTTCTCGGACGACACCCACCACGACCACGTGCACGCGGGCTTCCGCACCTGACGGCCTGCCGCTCCCGGAGCGGCGAGCCCCGGACCGCCCTGCCACCCCCGGTCCGGCGACCCCCGGTTCTGCGACCCCCGGTTCTGCGACCCCCGGTCCGGCGGGCCCCGTCCGGCCCGGTCCGGGCGCTCTAGGCTGGCCCGATGCTTGCACCCGCCGCGCTGCCGACCCCGCTCCAGGAGCTCAGCGACCCGATCCTGGCGCGGGCCGGGGTGCGGCTGCGGCTGAAGCGGGACGATCTGCTGCACCCGGCCGTCCCGGGCAACAAGTGGCGCAAGCTGGTGCCCAACCTGGAGCGGGCCCTGGCGGCGGGGCACACCCGGCTGCTCACCTTCGGCGGGGCCTACTCCACCCATCTGCGGGCCACGGCGGCGGCCGCCGAGGCGCTGGGCCTCGGCAGTGTCGGGCTGGTCAGGGGCGCCGAGCTGGCCGGTGCGCCGCGCAACTGGTCGCTGCGGGCGGCCGAGGCGGCCGGGATGGAGCTGGAGTTCCTGACCCGGACCGCGTACCGGGAGATCGTCGGGCGGCCGGACGACCCGGTGCTCGTCCGCGGGCTGACCGGGCGCTGGGGCCGGTGCCTGATCCTGCCGGAGGGCGGCTCCAACGCCGCGGCGGTGACCGGGGCGGCGGCGATCCCGGGTGAGATCCCCGGGCTCGGTGAGCGGGACGTGCTCTGCTGCCCGGTCGGCACCGGGGGCACGCTGGCGGGTGTCGCGGCCGGTCTTCCGCCCGGCGCCCGGGCGCTCGGGGTGGCGGTCCTGCGCGGCGCGGAGGGCTACCTGGAGGGCGAGGTGGCCCGCCTCCACCGGGCCGCGTACGGGCGGGAGTTCGCCAACTGGCGGATCGAGCACGACTACCACGGCGGCGGGTACGGCCGGGTCCCGGCGGAGCTGGAGGAGTTCGCCGCCGGCTTCGAGCAGCGGCACGGGTTGGCGATCGAGCGACGTTACGTCGCCAAGGCGCTGTGGGCGGTGTACGGGCTGGCCGAGACCGGCGCCCTGGCGCCGGGGACCCGGATGACCGTCGTCGTCACCGGTCTGCCGGATCCGCGGTAGCGGCCGGCGGGCGTGGCGCCAGCCCGTCCATCACCAGACCGAACAGGTGGTCGCCGCGAGCGGCGATCGACGGGGCCTGGTCGGAGATCCAGCCCAGTGCGTTGACCAGGGCGAAGAGGTCCGTGCCGTCGACGTCCGGGCGGATCCGTCCGGCGTCCTGCGCGCGGGCGAGCAGCGTCCCGGCGGCCTGCCGCATGGCCAGGCAGGACGCGTGCAGGGGCGAGTCGGCCTCGTTCAGGGTGGCCATCAGCGAGGCGGACAGCCCCCGGTAGGTGCCGGTGCTGAGGGTGAACCCGCGCAGCCACTCGCGCAACGCCTCCTCGGGCGGGCGGTCGGTGCCAAGCTCCACCGCGCGGGCTGCGAGCAGGTCGAAGCGCTCGCGCAGCAGGGTCTCCAGCAGGGCGTCACGGGTCGGGAAGTGCCGGTAGAGCGTCCCGAGGCCGACCTCCGCGCGGCGGGCGACGTCGCGCAGGGAGGCCTGGGTGCCCTGCTCCTCGACGACGGCCCTGGCCGCTTCGAGGATCCGCCCCTGGTTGCGCTGGGCGTCGGCGCGCTGCCCGCGCGGGGCGGGTGGCTCGGCGGTCACGGGTGGCTGGGCGGTCACGGGTGTCTCGGCGGTCACGGGTGTCTCGGCGGTCATGGGTGTTCTCCCGTCGCCGGCGCCGCTTCGCGCGTCCCGCTGCCGCGCGGAATCGCGTCGCCTGCGCCGTGGTCGTCGTCCCGCGCGCCGCGGCGAGGCGTGCGCGGTGCGGTCGCGGTGGTGCCGGAGCGGCTGCGCCGGGCCCTGGGTGTTGACAATCGGAACAGTGCTCCGCTTAGTATTCGGAGCAGCGCTCCGTATTCTACGGGGTGGTCTGCGACCCAGGGGAGAGTCATGACCGGTGCGATGATGCGGGCTGTCCGGATGCACGCCCTCGGCGGCCCGGAGGTGCTGCGGTACGAGGAGGTGCCGCGCCCCGAGCCGGCGGCCGGCGAGGTGCTGGTGCGGGTCCACGCGGCGGGCGTCAACCCGCCGGACTGGTACGCCCGCGGTGGTTTCGCCAACATCCCCGCGGAGGTGCGGGTGCCGGTGCCGCTGCCGCTCATCCCGGGGACGGACGTCTCGGGCGTGGTGGCGGCCCTCGGCCCGGGGGTCACCCGCTGGGCGGTCGGCGACGAGGTGTTCGGACTGCTCAGGTTCCCCTCGATGGCCGGCCGGGGGTACGCGCAGTACACGACGGCGCCGGTGACGGATCTGGCCCGCAAGCCGGCCGGGCTGGGGCACGTCGAGGCCGCCGGCGTCCCGATGGCCGGCCTCACGGCCTACCAGTACCTGTTCGAGCGGATCGGCCTCGACGCGGAGCGGGCGCCGGGCCGGACGGTCCTGGTCAACGGCGCCGCCGGCGGGGTCGGCCACTTCGCCGTCCAGCTGGCCAAGGG
The sequence above is drawn from the Kitasatospora sp. NBC_00315 genome and encodes:
- a CDS encoding glutamate decarboxylase; the protein is MALHKGVDDDRRLTVSPFIGTADPLGSMELAPPVHRLAQGPVPADSAYQLIHDELMLDGNAKLNLATFVTTSMEVQATRLMAECADKNMIDKDEYPQTAELERRCVAILADLWHAPDPAGAVGCSTTGSSEACMLAGMALKRRWMRRNPERYAAGARPNLVMGVNVQVCWEKFCNFWEVEARTAPMEGERFHLGAEQAPALCDEDTIGVVAILGSTFDGSYEPVAEICAALDDLQQRTGLDVPVHVDGASGAMVAPFIDPELVWDFRLPRVSSINTSGHKYGLVYPGVGWALWRDHLALPEELVFRVNYLGGEMPTFALNFSRPGAEVVAQYYTFLRLGHDGYRAVQQSCRDVARYLADAVEARGCFRLITRGDELPVFAFTTTGDVPFDVFDVSRRLRERGWQVPAYTFPENRTDLAVLRVVCRNGFSRDLAELLLADIDRLLPELRNQPGPLKEFGMPARTAFHH
- a CDS encoding FGGY family carbohydrate kinase, with translation MAIVAGIDSSTNRTRIVACDADTGAVLRAGKAPHPAPEGPDARATETDPQLWLHSLGEAAAGGLLEGVRAIGVCAQQHGMIGLDAGGVLVRPAILWNDPRASGAAAALVDALGGPAAWTRAIGAVPASTYTIAKLRWLAEFEPAAARRVAEVLLPHDWLVWQLLGHPQRRTTDRGDASGTGYWSPITGEYRQDLVKLALGHELRLPDVLGPAEPAGHTPEGLLISAGTGDNMAAALGLGLGPGDAVVSIGGNGTIFAVHDRAVVDASGIVSSFADATGHHLPMVGTLNAAQVLRSTAAMLGQDLEGLSELALQSSPGAYGVVLLPYLDGERTPQLPHAAGTLTGLRAESMTPQHLARAAVEGMLCNIADALDVLRAKGVGVRRVFLLGAAGRLPAVRQIAPQLFGVPVVVPAPGDHAARGAARQAAWALAGSAEPPQWELPDAVTTTPDQEQDLPVGSAVRGQYAAAREQIHPETSG
- a CDS encoding serine protease, producing MAPGPDRPGRPTALWRPAHTPALLLAAVVLTAAACGGEGEQPPPAPSARTMPRDAAGDRIGTLSVGTAQGPRACTASVVHSTRRDLLVTAAHCVDDGQGGPPEDLVFTPGYRKGLAPYGSWPVDAVTVDRRWTEDLDPEYDVAFVTVRPVGGRQIEDVVGANALGGTDGFGVAVSVTGYPYAAEEPITCSARTASQSPTQERFDCDGYANGTSGSPWVTSDGQVVGVIGGYQEGGDTDRVSYSITFDDRVTQLYHRAAG
- a CDS encoding serine protease — its product is MAEHPGTTRTADPTVLNGLVGAVFTHNAGGDHFCTASVVDSAGLNLIVTAAHCVYDPGLGQRSDLVFAPGYRAGDTPSGVWPLLSVTVDRSWQDSADPDMDVAFAVVQAQNGQQVQQVLGANRLGVDQGYELPVKVTGYPSSGDVPITCANTTAEQSPTQLRIDCPDYTGGTSGSPWVTDFDPTTRTGTVVGVIGGYQEGGDTPDISYTCYFGDGVQALYDRATG
- a CDS encoding WXG100 family type VII secretion target: MNFISKAWDGATEVVKDVVMAPAEIAHWALNEMFGEGDLHQIAQELAELAKQVDTLSKDINTALGQLTWHGPAADAFVSHAHGRVRELGAVSDHLAELGKSVERLNNVF
- a CDS encoding 1-aminocyclopropane-1-carboxylate deaminase/D-cysteine desulfhydrase, which encodes MLAPAALPTPLQELSDPILARAGVRLRLKRDDLLHPAVPGNKWRKLVPNLERALAAGHTRLLTFGGAYSTHLRATAAAAEALGLGSVGLVRGAELAGAPRNWSLRAAEAAGMELEFLTRTAYREIVGRPDDPVLVRGLTGRWGRCLILPEGGSNAAAVTGAAAIPGEIPGLGERDVLCCPVGTGGTLAGVAAGLPPGARALGVAVLRGAEGYLEGEVARLHRAAYGREFANWRIEHDYHGGGYGRVPAELEEFAAGFEQRHGLAIERRYVAKALWAVYGLAETGALAPGTRMTVVVTGLPDPR
- a CDS encoding TetR/AcrR family transcriptional regulator translates to MTAETPVTAETPVTAQPPVTAEPPAPRGQRADAQRNQGRILEAARAVVEEQGTQASLRDVARRAEVGLGTLYRHFPTRDALLETLLRERFDLLAARAVELGTDRPPEEALREWLRGFTLSTGTYRGLSASLMATLNEADSPLHASCLAMRQAAGTLLARAQDAGRIRPDVDGTDLFALVNALGWISDQAPSIAARGDHLFGLVMDGLAPRPPAATADPADR
- a CDS encoding NADP-dependent oxidoreductase, with the translated sequence MTGAMMRAVRMHALGGPEVLRYEEVPRPEPAAGEVLVRVHAAGVNPPDWYARGGFANIPAEVRVPVPLPLIPGTDVSGVVAALGPGVTRWAVGDEVFGLLRFPSMAGRGYAQYTTAPVTDLARKPAGLGHVEAAGVPMAGLTAYQYLFERIGLDAERAPGRTVLVNGAAGGVGHFAVQLAKGLGAQVIGVASGRHEEFLRRLGVDRFVDYTTTVVGDVVRGVDHLVDTVGGPDGHRLLPVIRPGGTLSPVFLGEYHRERAHEAGITFKGGQVRSDGQQMGALAALIESGRLRVGVDSVFPLERAADAHRRADRGHIQGKIVLRVAEGA